A stretch of Desulfobacter hydrogenophilus DNA encodes these proteins:
- a CDS encoding TRAP transporter small permease, translating to MKLLDRILNLVSDLLRSAGALALTLMMLITVADVAGRFFKHPIFGSVELVGFFAVAVAAAALPHTYKVGGHVGVEIITRLLPRKIRLLLDLFTRTLTLILFSVVAWQMFVYAKDMQQAGEVSMNLEFPLHYIVLVLAVSLAFFSGTILQQIVDTVNQLRKGTTG from the coding sequence ATGAAATTGCTGGATCGTATTTTAAATCTTGTTTCCGACTTGCTTCGGTCTGCCGGTGCCCTTGCTCTGACACTGATGATGCTCATTACCGTGGCGGATGTGGCAGGGCGTTTTTTTAAACACCCTATTTTTGGGTCTGTGGAACTTGTGGGCTTTTTCGCTGTTGCCGTGGCCGCTGCGGCCCTGCCTCACACCTATAAAGTGGGCGGGCACGTGGGGGTGGAGATCATCACCCGTCTTTTGCCCCGCAAGATCCGTCTGCTGCTGGACCTGTTTACCCGGACCCTGACGCTGATTCTTTTTTCAGTGGTGGCCTGGCAGATGTTTGTTTATGCCAAAGACATGCAGCAGGCCGGTGAAGTCTCCATGAACCTGGAATTTCCACTGCACTATATTGTCCTTGTCCTGGCCGTGAGCCTTGCTTTTTTTTCAGGCACTATTCTCCAGCAGATTGTTGACACCGTCAACCAATTAAGAAAAGGCACAACCGGATGA
- a CDS encoding TRAP transporter large permease — MSPVLAGIIGIAVMIIMFMTQMPVAFVMALVGFIGFSTMTSPDAGLVLLSRNIYETFASYDLTTIPLFILMGQLGFNSGISKRLYSAGYKFLGSVRGGLAMATVTACTAFGAVCGSSPATAATMATVGLPEMKRFNYDDALATGSVASGGGIGMIMPPSVVLIIYGILTEQSIGQLFVAGIFPALLVTMLFISAVYITCLLDKNAGPAGEKFSWAERFKALFGLGETLIIFALVVGGIFYGLFTPTEAASVGAFGVLVISVIQRRLTWKGFVKSLMETLTTSCMVLMLITGAVIFGKFLAVTRIPFEIASWVSGLNMAPAMVIAVIIFIYFLGGCFMDALAFVTLTVPIFFPVVMELGYDPIWFGIIIVMVTEMGVITPPVGINVYVVYGVAKNVLSHNVPLEKIFKGITPFLIALIIGIIILIAFPCIILFLPHLMYS, encoded by the coding sequence ATGAGTCCCGTTCTTGCAGGAATTATCGGCATTGCCGTCATGATCATCATGTTCATGACCCAGATGCCTGTTGCGTTTGTTATGGCCCTGGTGGGGTTTATTGGCTTTTCAACCATGACAAGCCCGGATGCAGGGCTTGTCCTTTTATCCAGGAATATCTATGAAACCTTTGCCTCCTATGATCTGACCACGATCCCGCTGTTCATTCTCATGGGGCAGCTCGGATTCAATTCCGGCATATCCAAGCGCCTTTATTCCGCCGGTTATAAATTTTTGGGAAGCGTGCGCGGGGGCCTTGCCATGGCAACGGTCACCGCTTGTACGGCATTCGGGGCCGTATGCGGCTCAAGTCCGGCCACAGCCGCCACCATGGCAACGGTGGGATTACCCGAAATGAAGCGGTTCAATTATGACGATGCACTGGCCACGGGCTCTGTGGCCTCGGGCGGCGGCATCGGCATGATCATGCCTCCGTCCGTAGTGCTGATCATCTACGGTATTTTAACGGAGCAGTCAATTGGCCAGCTGTTTGTGGCCGGTATATTCCCGGCCCTTCTTGTTACTATGCTTTTTATCAGTGCTGTTTATATCACCTGTCTTCTGGATAAGAACGCCGGGCCTGCCGGGGAAAAATTCTCTTGGGCAGAGCGCTTTAAAGCGCTTTTTGGCCTTGGCGAGACCCTGATTATTTTTGCCCTGGTGGTGGGCGGTATTTTCTACGGACTGTTCACACCTACGGAAGCTGCGTCCGTAGGCGCTTTCGGTGTTCTGGTCATTTCTGTGATTCAACGCCGGCTCACCTGGAAGGGGTTCGTGAAGTCCTTAATGGAAACCTTGACCACCTCCTGCATGGTTTTAATGCTGATCACAGGGGCCGTTATTTTCGGTAAATTCCTGGCCGTTACCCGGATTCCATTTGAGATTGCATCCTGGGTGAGCGGGCTTAATATGGCTCCAGCCATGGTTATTGCCGTGATCATTTTCATCTATTTTCTGGGCGGTTGTTTTATGGATGCCTTGGCCTTTGTTACCCTCACGGTTCCCATATTTTTCCCGGTGGTCATGGAACTGGGGTATGACCCCATCTGGTTTGGTATTATCATTGTCATGGTCACGGAGATGGGGGTTATTACACCGCCTGTGGGCATTAATGTCTACGTGGTTTATGGGGTGGCCAAAAACGTGCTGTCCCATAACGTGCCCCTGGAAAAAATATTCAAGGGCATTACCCCGTTTCTGATCGCCTTGATTATCGGGATTATCATTCTCATTGCTTTTCCCTGCATCATTTTGTTCCTTCCCCATTTGATGTACTCCTGA
- a CDS encoding FmdE family protein yields MKDFNTLLEGSAQVHGHLCSGQVIGVRMAMLGCRLIGLDEPSTLPQIKKIIVYVEMDRCATDAISYVTGVKLGRRSLKFIDNGIMAATFVNLETGKAFRIVSTETARDLAPKLMPHIEDPRLAQLEAYKIMDDSELFTVTQVKVNVPASDMPGPTRFKAVCARCGIVVRDKKEVFKNNQILCRPCALGTYYEPVDPHENEPKE; encoded by the coding sequence TTGAAAGATTTTAATACACTGCTGGAAGGATCGGCGCAGGTCCATGGTCATCTATGTTCGGGTCAGGTGATCGGGGTGCGTATGGCCATGCTCGGGTGCCGGCTCATTGGCCTGGATGAACCGTCAACACTGCCCCAGATCAAAAAAATCATTGTATATGTGGAGATGGACCGGTGTGCCACGGACGCCATCTCCTATGTCACAGGCGTAAAGCTTGGTAGAAGGTCCTTAAAATTCATTGATAACGGCATTATGGCAGCCACCTTTGTGAACCTTGAAACAGGGAAGGCGTTCAGAATCGTTTCCACGGAAACAGCCCGGGATCTTGCCCCGAAACTGATGCCTCACATTGAAGATCCAAGGCTTGCCCAACTTGAAGCCTACAAAATCATGGATGATTCAGAATTGTTTACGGTTACCCAGGTAAAAGTCAATGTCCCGGCGTCGGACATGCCCGGTCCCACACGGTTCAAGGCTGTATGTGCCCGGTGCGGCATTGTGGTCAGGGATAAAAAAGAAGTTTTTAAAAACAACCAGATTCTGTGCCGGCCCTGTGCCCTGGGAACCTATTATGAGCCTGTGGACCCCCATGAAAATGAGCCAAAAGAATAA
- the mobB gene encoding molybdopterin-guanine dinucleotide biosynthesis protein B, translating into MQTIVQIIGQPGSGKTTLVAELVRHFTEKGLCVGTLKHSSHAYELDKPGKDSHLHRQAGACPAAMVNAKMAALYFPASDLTRPEKLIQTYYCHADLVFIEGWISGPYPKIEIWRQRVGKAPLFTHVEKVCALVCDRVPADTGKPCPPIFALDDIPDIAGFIHS; encoded by the coding sequence ATGCAGACCATTGTCCAAATCATCGGCCAGCCCGGTTCCGGTAAAACCACCCTGGTGGCGGAGCTGGTGCGCCATTTCACTGAAAAAGGCCTGTGTGTCGGCACATTGAAACACTCCAGCCACGCTTATGAATTGGACAAACCGGGCAAGGATTCCCATTTACACAGGCAAGCAGGAGCCTGCCCCGCCGCCATGGTCAACGCTAAAATGGCCGCCTTATATTTCCCGGCCTCTGATCTCACCCGGCCCGAAAAACTGATCCAAACCTATTACTGCCATGCAGACCTTGTTTTCATTGAAGGATGGATTTCAGGACCCTATCCCAAAATCGAAATCTGGCGGCAACGTGTGGGTAAAGCGCCGTTGTTTACGCATGTGGAAAAGGTCTGTGCCCTGGTGTGCGACAGGGTGCCGGCGGACACAGGAAAACCATGTCCCCCAATTTTTGCCCTGGATGATATTCCGGACATTGCCGGTTTTATTCATTCATAG
- a CDS encoding CsgG/HfaB family protein — protein sequence MYRLKSNPLYDNWFSLVLLLIVVFWISGCATESHRMVASDKVESYGLVYNGPKTTMVVGNFQNRSGYMQGLFSSNTDRLGNQAKTILKTHLQQTNRFNIVDRQNLQQNEQEAKFLGAEQNIYGARYTVTGDVTEFGRKVSGDRQLFGILGSGKNQVAYAKVSLNIVDVLTSQIVYSTQGAGEYALSNREVIGFGGTASYDATLNGKVLNFAIKESVNNIVRDIQNGVWTIQQ from the coding sequence ATGTATAGATTGAAGAGTAATCCATTATATGACAATTGGTTTAGCTTAGTATTATTACTGATAGTGGTATTTTGGATTTCAGGATGTGCAACAGAGTCTCACAGGATGGTAGCCTCAGATAAAGTTGAATCTTATGGCTTAGTTTACAATGGACCTAAAACGACAATGGTGGTTGGTAACTTTCAAAATCGTTCCGGTTACATGCAAGGCCTGTTCTCATCTAATACTGACAGGCTAGGCAATCAGGCCAAAACCATATTAAAAACTCATTTACAACAAACCAACCGATTTAACATTGTAGATCGCCAAAATTTGCAGCAAAATGAGCAGGAAGCAAAATTTCTGGGAGCCGAACAAAACATTTATGGCGCCCGTTACACGGTAACTGGCGATGTTACTGAATTTGGCCGGAAAGTAAGCGGAGATCGCCAACTATTCGGGATACTTGGCTCAGGCAAGAACCAGGTAGCTTACGCAAAAGTTTCACTCAATATTGTTGATGTCCTGACATCTCAAATTGTTTACTCCACCCAGGGTGCTGGCGAGTATGCCTTAAGTAATCGGGAAGTTATTGGTTTTGGTGGTACAGCAAGCTATGACGCAACCCTTAACGGAAAAGTATTAAATTTTGCCATTAAGGAATCAGTAAATAACATAGTACGCGATATCCAGAACGGCGTATGGACAATCCAACAGTGA
- a CDS encoding DUF4810 domain-containing protein, producing MNMNKWCALPLLIIFLMAGCATNKEIYYWGEYEQLIHDAYIKPGSADPATQIEKLNADIQKSEAMGKRVAPGIYAHLGFLYAVEGKDSQSKAAFKQEQTLYPESNAFIEGMLNRARQNEENQL from the coding sequence ATGAATATGAACAAGTGGTGTGCGCTTCCGTTATTAATCATATTTTTGATGGCTGGGTGTGCAACCAATAAAGAGATATATTATTGGGGTGAATATGAACAATTGATTCATGATGCTTATATCAAACCAGGGTCCGCAGATCCAGCAACACAAATCGAAAAATTAAACGCAGATATTCAGAAAAGTGAGGCTATGGGTAAAAGAGTTGCACCTGGCATCTATGCTCATTTGGGCTTCTTATACGCCGTAGAGGGCAAAGATTCACAGTCAAAGGCAGCATTCAAGCAAGAACAGACTTTATATCCCGAATCAAATGCCTTTATTGAAGGAATGTTGAATCGCGCCAGGCAAAATGAGGAGAATCAGTTATGA
- a CDS encoding DUF799 domain-containing protein, giving the protein MSTSIRLHHLFFLFIILITSGCTTTPYDYTAFEKSKPRSIVVIPPNNNSIEVNAPYIYLSTLTRPLAEKGYYVFPVFVIDHFLKENGLPTPAEMNGIPLDKIGEHIGADAVLYISIEDWGQKYQILQSVTKVHATLRLVDVKTGDFLWESIAIAQQSSGDGGGGLVGALVGAVVTQVLSSTIVDPTPDLARQANNMAIYSQLRGMLDGPYKRSTEKE; this is encoded by the coding sequence ATGAGTACCTCAATCAGGCTGCACCATTTATTTTTTCTTTTTATCATTCTCATTACTTCAGGGTGTACAACAACACCCTATGACTACACTGCATTTGAAAAAAGTAAGCCAAGGTCTATCGTAGTTATTCCGCCAAACAACAACTCTATTGAAGTCAATGCACCATACATTTACTTATCCACTCTCACACGCCCCCTGGCAGAGAAAGGTTATTATGTTTTTCCGGTTTTTGTGATTGACCACTTCCTCAAAGAGAATGGCTTGCCTACACCTGCTGAGATGAATGGCATCCCACTGGATAAAATTGGCGAGCATATCGGGGCTGACGCGGTGTTGTATATATCCATAGAAGACTGGGGGCAGAAATACCAAATCCTACAATCTGTAACAAAAGTTCATGCGACTCTCAGGTTGGTTGATGTAAAAACCGGTGACTTTTTATGGGAGTCAATTGCCATAGCTCAACAGTCTTCTGGTGATGGCGGCGGCGGACTTGTTGGCGCACTTGTTGGTGCGGTTGTTACTCAAGTACTATCCTCTACCATCGTAGACCCTACACCTGATCTGGCTAGGCAGGCTAACAATATGGCAATATACAGTCAATTGCGAGGTATGCTTGATGGTCCGTATAAACGATCAACTGAAAAAGAATAA
- a CDS encoding alpha/beta hydrolase, with protein MATWVASQTPVSGLILISTYTAIVDVARHHYPWLPVQYLLRHRFEASVWASETTTPAILFHGIEDDIIPIKFARKQVKNFRSDAELFEIEQCGHNDIINTEKMLIKKEINHFVSAARG; from the coding sequence GTGGCCACATGGGTTGCCTCACAGACGCCGGTATCCGGGCTTATCCTGATTTCAACCTACACAGCCATCGTTGATGTCGCCAGGCACCACTATCCGTGGCTTCCGGTTCAATATCTGTTGAGACACCGGTTTGAGGCATCGGTCTGGGCATCTGAAACCACCACCCCTGCAATTCTTTTTCACGGAATTGAGGATGATATTATTCCGATCAAATTTGCCAGAAAACAGGTTAAGAACTTTAGATCAGATGCCGAACTGTTTGAAATCGAACAATGCGGTCACAATGATATTATTAATACCGAAAAAATGTTGATAAAAAAGGAAATCAATCACTTTGTTTCGGCAGCCCGAGGATGA
- a CDS encoding zinc-dependent alcohol dehydrogenase family protein: MKAMVLKKLGLFAENQTPLDLVDLPVPVPGNDEILVKVSVCGVCHTELDEIEGRAVPSVLPVILGHQVVGQVKTAGKNVKGFQLGDRVGIAWIYSTCRTCEFCLAGNENLCEDFKATGKDANGGYAEYMVIPEHFAVPIPDGLKDTEAAPLLCAGAIGYRSLILTGLKNGQNIGLTGFGASGHLVLKLVRFIYPDAKVFVFARNPVEREFAKELGAVWAGDTAEASPELLDSVIDTTPVWKPVVEAMKNLKPGGRLVINAVRKEEMDKDYLLKLDYPAHLWMEKEIKSVANICRKDVVDFLTLAERFGIRPEVEEFPLEEANQALAALKKGTIRGAKVLKIG, translated from the coding sequence ATGAAAGCCATGGTCCTGAAAAAACTTGGTCTTTTTGCTGAAAACCAGACTCCTTTGGATTTGGTTGATCTGCCTGTTCCTGTTCCAGGAAATGACGAAATTTTGGTTAAGGTATCTGTCTGTGGGGTCTGCCATACTGAACTGGATGAAATTGAAGGTAGAGCTGTACCATCAGTTCTGCCTGTTATTTTGGGACACCAGGTGGTGGGACAGGTTAAAACGGCCGGTAAAAATGTTAAAGGTTTTCAACTTGGTGACCGGGTTGGGATTGCATGGATTTATTCAACCTGCCGGACATGTGAATTCTGCCTGGCCGGCAATGAGAACCTGTGTGAGGATTTCAAGGCCACAGGGAAGGATGCCAATGGCGGGTATGCAGAATATATGGTCATTCCAGAGCATTTTGCCGTTCCTATTCCGGATGGGCTTAAGGATACAGAGGCTGCTCCACTTTTATGTGCAGGTGCAATCGGGTACCGCTCTTTGATATTAACAGGGCTCAAGAATGGGCAAAATATCGGGCTGACCGGGTTTGGTGCTTCGGGTCATCTGGTATTAAAGCTGGTCAGGTTTATATATCCTGATGCAAAGGTGTTTGTCTTTGCTCGAAATCCGGTAGAGAGAGAATTTGCAAAAGAGCTTGGGGCTGTCTGGGCCGGGGATACGGCAGAAGCGTCACCGGAACTGCTGGACTCTGTTATTGACACCACACCTGTCTGGAAACCGGTTGTTGAGGCAATGAAAAACCTTAAACCTGGCGGACGGCTGGTCATCAATGCCGTCAGGAAAGAAGAGATGGATAAGGATTACCTTTTAAAACTGGATTATCCAGCTCATCTTTGGATGGAAAAAGAGATCAAGAGTGTTGCCAATATCTGCCGTAAGGATGTAGTAGACTTTTTAACCCTGGCTGAACGGTTTGGAATCCGGCCGGAGGTTGAGGAATTTCCACTTGAAGAGGCTAACCAGGCCCTGGCAGCGCTGAAAAAAGGAACCATCAGGGGAGCAAAGGTCCTGAAAATAGGCTGA
- a CDS encoding MFS transporter has product MNNTQTFQSQLRPLLFLTAIFFLNFSIRIIISPLLPTILQDMSLTGDQAGSLFLVSASGYFITLVCSGFISERLLHKKTIGLSAIVTGFFFILTGLCNSLTMMRAGIFITGMGAGLYLPSGIALLTASVGRQNWGKAIGVHELAPNLSFLLSPIICEALLLLMSWRSILMLTGMVSVVLGINFLKFSKVVDFPGQAPMFKALVPLLFIRSFWIMIVLFTMGVLSTIGIYSMLPLYLVNEHGMLQSQANTLIALSRILTLPVPFAAGWISDRYGIKKTLNTVLILTGLSTLGLGVLSGTGLKTVIFLQPLLSVAFFPPAFSALSSIGTKETRNIIVSFTVPVAFLMGGGGAPTLIGFLAANGFFSMGFIGAGISILMFAFLPIFLKFNE; this is encoded by the coding sequence ATGAACAACACACAGACATTTCAATCGCAGTTGCGTCCCTTACTTTTTCTGACTGCTATATTTTTTTTGAACTTCAGCATTCGTATTATCATATCCCCACTTTTGCCTACTATTCTACAGGACATGTCCCTGACAGGTGACCAAGCCGGCTCCCTGTTTTTGGTGTCTGCCTCGGGATATTTTATTACCCTGGTCTGCTCAGGATTTATCTCAGAAAGACTGCTGCATAAAAAAACCATTGGTCTGTCTGCAATCGTGACCGGTTTTTTTTTTATCTTAACAGGCTTATGTAACAGCCTGACCATGATGCGGGCCGGTATATTTATCACTGGCATGGGCGCAGGTTTGTATCTACCCAGTGGAATTGCCTTGCTCACTGCTTCGGTCGGTAGGCAGAACTGGGGCAAAGCCATCGGGGTTCATGAATTGGCACCGAATTTGAGTTTTTTATTGTCACCGATTATCTGTGAAGCACTGTTGTTGTTGATGTCTTGGCGCAGTATTCTGATGCTGACTGGAATGGTATCGGTGGTGCTTGGCATCAATTTTTTAAAATTCAGCAAAGTCGTGGATTTTCCGGGGCAAGCTCCTATGTTCAAAGCCCTTGTCCCACTGTTATTTATCCGTTCTTTCTGGATTATGATTGTGCTGTTCACGATGGGCGTACTCAGTACCATAGGGATCTATTCCATGCTTCCTTTGTATCTCGTAAACGAGCATGGAATGTTACAGTCCCAAGCCAATACATTGATTGCCTTGTCCCGAATTCTTACTCTGCCCGTACCCTTTGCCGCTGGCTGGATATCTGACCGGTATGGAATAAAAAAAACCCTGAACACAGTCCTTATCTTAACCGGGCTCTCCACCCTGGGTCTCGGAGTATTGTCCGGGACAGGACTTAAGACTGTGATTTTTCTGCAGCCACTTTTATCAGTCGCTTTTTTTCCTCCGGCATTTTCAGCTCTCTCCAGTATTGGAACCAAAGAAACCCGGAATATAATCGTTTCGTTTACTGTCCCGGTAGCATTTCTCATGGGGGGTGGCGGAGCTCCGACTTTGATAGGATTTCTTGCCGCTAATGGATTCTTTTCTATGGGGTTTATCGGTGCCGGAATTTCCATTTTAATGTTTGCATTTCTGCCGATTTTTTTAAAATTTAATGAATGA
- a CDS encoding FAD-dependent oxidoreductase: MTTSQNSKDMSRRRFMTLAGGAAGIATLSVMGLLPEQGACSTNVPEIDLNKITYTENQTDVLVIGGGMAGLFAAVKAYDAGSKVMLVSKGRLGSSGMTPFAKGIFAFDPSSAKISLDEFTDTVSRSALGTNNPVYTRQMAEHSLARVNELKEWGFFDSPLYNKSFSNPVKERNIPVKERIVITHLIKEKGRICGAAGFSLDKEKVLFFKAKSIILCTGAGGFKPNGFPICDLTHDGTVMAYNIGAKVTGKEWNDGHPGQAKNAAACFDGWHGMFERKPGITGVEVHHDLGVDLNYKAYMNGNPVKMGPPGATGDKEPEGGPYVPDEFKRNRPPKGEGRPGPSGQHEEGGAPPGMAGTIVGGSSAGMSIHKSEGLVPINEKCESNIPGLYAAGDALGSYMAGAIYTQVGSSLAGSAVQGAVAGKAAAEYCRDVEMLKISKTKMNEVKEEILTPLKKEAGYSPAWVTQTLQGIMIPNFIIYIKKEKLLKAALAYVEELRDHHMPMLKAANLHELRLAFETANMIISAEMKLKASIMRKESRCSHYRLDYPQIDTQNWNAWINIYKDSDGSMKLEKQPFGTWPS, translated from the coding sequence ATGACAACATCTCAAAATTCAAAAGACATGTCCCGCCGCAGGTTCATGACCCTTGCAGGAGGAGCCGCAGGGATAGCAACGCTGTCTGTCATGGGATTACTTCCCGAGCAGGGAGCGTGCAGCACCAATGTTCCTGAAATTGATCTCAATAAAATAACATATACTGAAAACCAAACGGATGTGCTGGTTATCGGCGGCGGAATGGCAGGATTATTTGCTGCCGTCAAGGCATATGATGCAGGTTCCAAAGTGATGCTTGTCTCCAAAGGCCGCTTGGGTTCATCAGGCATGACACCATTTGCAAAAGGCATATTTGCATTCGATCCCAGTTCCGCAAAAATCAGTCTTGATGAATTTACAGACACCGTTTCCAGGTCTGCATTGGGAACCAACAATCCGGTTTATACCCGGCAAATGGCGGAGCATTCCCTTGCCCGTGTCAATGAACTCAAAGAATGGGGATTTTTTGACTCGCCGCTTTATAATAAGAGTTTCAGCAACCCGGTCAAAGAGAGAAATATTCCTGTCAAAGAGCGGATTGTAATCACCCATTTAATTAAAGAAAAAGGACGGATATGTGGTGCAGCCGGTTTCAGCCTGGATAAAGAGAAGGTCCTTTTTTTTAAGGCAAAAAGCATCATCCTGTGTACCGGAGCAGGCGGCTTCAAGCCCAATGGATTTCCCATTTGTGATCTCACCCATGACGGTACTGTCATGGCCTATAACATTGGTGCCAAGGTAACGGGTAAGGAATGGAACGATGGGCATCCCGGCCAGGCGAAAAACGCTGCCGCCTGCTTTGACGGATGGCATGGTATGTTTGAAAGAAAGCCCGGCATAACAGGTGTCGAAGTACATCATGACCTGGGTGTGGACTTGAATTACAAGGCATACATGAACGGGAATCCCGTTAAGATGGGCCCTCCCGGAGCAACCGGGGATAAAGAACCGGAAGGCGGGCCCTATGTTCCGGATGAATTTAAACGAAATCGCCCTCCCAAAGGCGAAGGGCGACCCGGGCCTTCCGGTCAGCACGAAGAGGGAGGTGCCCCTCCGGGAATGGCAGGAACTATAGTGGGCGGGTCTTCTGCAGGGATGTCCATTCACAAATCAGAAGGCCTGGTTCCTATCAACGAAAAGTGTGAATCAAATATCCCGGGGCTATACGCTGCCGGAGATGCTTTGGGCTCCTATATGGCCGGGGCAATCTATACTCAGGTAGGATCCTCATTGGCCGGTTCTGCGGTACAGGGCGCGGTTGCAGGGAAGGCTGCTGCTGAATATTGCCGGGATGTTGAAATGCTGAAAATTTCAAAAACGAAAATGAATGAAGTAAAAGAAGAGATACTTACACCGTTAAAAAAAGAAGCCGGATACAGCCCCGCATGGGTGACGCAAACCTTGCAGGGCATCATGATTCCAAATTTCATAATATATATAAAGAAAGAAAAGCTTCTTAAAGCGGCATTAGCCTATGTTGAAGAGTTGAGAGACCATCACATGCCCATGCTTAAAGCGGCAAACTTACATGAACTGCGGTTGGCTTTTGAAACCGCGAACATGATTATCAGCGCTGAAATGAAGCTAAAGGCATCCATCATGCGTAAAGAAAGTCGCTGCAGTCACTATCGGCTGGATTACCCCCAGATAGATACCCAGAACTGGAATGCCTGGATCAACATTTACAAGGACAGTGACGGTTCAATGAAACTTGAAAAACAGCCCTTTGGTACCTGGCCTTCTTAA
- a CDS encoding ferric reductase-like transmembrane domain-containing protein, translated as MGAYIKSRFFRQSILAFVGIPLVIWSTGNFPERSLLKESLSIITILSFSQMIGQFFWTRTSRPVRTDLKMSQVVKYHKFIGYTCVTILFFHPIYLVIPRFFEAGISPFDAFITIITTFNLGCVLGIIAWCLMLVLGITSFLRNGLPMTYKTWRVFHGTLAMLFISVAAWHVMDLGRHANRAMSILISMLTASGVLLLLKTYTLKKIKANEE; from the coding sequence ATGGGCGCATATATAAAAAGCAGATTCTTTAGACAATCCATACTGGCTTTCGTGGGTATTCCCCTGGTTATCTGGTCCACGGGTAATTTCCCGGAGCGTTCCTTGTTAAAAGAATCACTCTCCATCATAACCATTTTGTCCTTTTCCCAGATGATTGGACAGTTTTTCTGGACACGCACCAGCAGGCCCGTCAGGACAGATCTTAAGATGAGCCAGGTGGTAAAATACCATAAATTCATTGGGTATACATGCGTTACCATTTTATTTTTCCATCCGATTTACCTGGTGATTCCACGGTTCTTTGAAGCGGGCATATCCCCTTTTGACGCGTTTATTACCATAATTACCACCTTCAACCTGGGGTGTGTGCTGGGTATCATTGCATGGTGCTTGATGCTGGTATTGGGTATTACTTCTTTTTTACGGAACGGGCTACCCATGACATACAAGACCTGGCGCGTTTTTCACGGCACTCTGGCCATGCTGTTTATTTCAGTTGCCGCATGGCACGTCATGGATCTTGGCCGTCATGCAAACCGTGCCATGTCAATTTTAATCAGCATGCTTACGGCAAGCGGAGTTCTGCTCCTTTTGAAAACGTACACTTTAAAAAAAATAAAAGCCAATGAGGAATAA
- a CDS encoding 4Fe-4S dicluster domain-containing protein gives MTIEKIQGCIGCGTCIETCPTDVIRQDPKTKKSFIAYPADCQICHLCRMYCPVDAITISPEKSISVVVSWG, from the coding sequence ATGACCATAGAAAAAATTCAAGGATGTATTGGGTGTGGAACATGCATAGAAACATGCCCCACCGACGTCATCCGCCAAGACCCAAAGACAAAGAAATCATTCATTGCATATCCGGCGGATTGCCAGATATGCCATTTGTGCAGGATGTATTGTCCTGTTGATGCCATCACCATTTCACCGGAAAAATCCATATCGGTTGTCGTTTCATGGGGGTAA
- a CDS encoding MarR family winged helix-turn-helix transcriptional regulator: protein MEYKNSDKPLMHLFMHIGKLLNDRLRISLDKGGIHFGQARVLTSLMEHGELTQRMIGEGLDIKPATVTNMVKRMEASKLIERRRDVNDDRIIIVTLTVKGKKAAEFALTVMAQIEEDIRSELSRQEIDTLRNPLERIRNVLGGCDPSI, encoded by the coding sequence ATGGAATACAAAAATTCAGATAAACCCTTGATGCATCTTTTTATGCACATAGGAAAATTGCTAAATGACAGGTTGAGAATTTCCCTAGATAAGGGTGGGATTCATTTTGGACAGGCGCGAGTCTTAACATCCTTAATGGAACATGGTGAATTGACGCAAAGGATGATTGGCGAAGGGTTGGATATAAAACCTGCAACGGTTACAAACATGGTAAAAAGGATGGAAGCATCGAAGCTGATTGAACGTCGACGAGATGTAAACGATGACAGAATCATAATCGTCACACTAACAGTTAAAGGAAAAAAGGCTGCAGAATTTGCCCTGACCGTGATGGCACAGATTGAAGAGGATATCCGTTCAGAACTGAGTCGGCAAGAAATTGATACATTGCGCAATCCCCTTGAAAGAATTCGCAACGTCCTTGGTGGTTGTGATCCAAGCATATAA